One Primulina eburnea isolate SZY01 chromosome 4, ASM2296580v1, whole genome shotgun sequence genomic window, TAACCTGCCAAAGGCTTTTTTCCTCAGCGTCTGTACTAATTATTATTGGGGACAATTAAGAAATTTAtaatgattttatatttttacttacataatatttgaatattctggAACTGACCCCTGTGGTCGAATAGAATGTTGTTATTTACCTTGTTGAAGAGATAGTGGAACTATTGTCTTCATACACGTGCACACATGTTCTGTTATTACGGTCGTGGACTCGTGATACATTACAGAATTTCCTTGGATAGTTGGGAAATGTTTTTTGAGGTTTCATCCCCCATATTATATTTATTCCACTGTCGTCCTAGATATTCTGCTAAGCAATGTTTTTTTTCAATCCATGATAATTACTTCCACGTGATAatttcattatttatttgatttatgtaATCTGCTGTAGAGTTTATGGTCCCTGGAGATTCTGATGTAATCTTTCATTCAGGAAATCTACCTGTGCTATGAGGAAACCATTCAGTGATTTTAGATGCTAAAAAGACACTCTGAAGAAGGTACCTTGGTTTGTTAATTAGGAGTTTGTGTGTGGAACCTTTAACAATACATCAGTTGGTTCCAGAAGCTGCTTCCTGTAACTATCGTCTGGTTTCTCAAATCATCAGTCATGATTTTATGTATTCTGCATTTGGATGGTTATTCCAGAGTTTTGTTCTTCTTTGAGTCACACTTGTTAGTGTAGATAATACCAATTGTCGAGAACAATTTCTCTTGGTGCTTTTCCTCATCTATTCTTCTAACCAAGTCCAGAATATCTAAAGGCCATATTTTGTTCCTCAGTTCTCCTATTATGAGTTAGGCTACCCTTTAACATGACTTGTTTTATTTTGGCTTTCCTTTGTTCTCTCCCTAAATAGTCGATGCATGGTTTTTGGCGCTGATTTTTAGAgctatgattatatatgtacaTGTATGTTTCTTTTGAGTTGCTATGCATCTGATCCATGGTTTGGTTGTTCTGGAGGATTCTATGCCCTGGACTAGGAGATGTTCAGATGCTGGTTCGAAGGGTGAAACTCTTTGGTGAGTAAACCATGTGACTTTGTTGACTTTATTTTCCTGAGCATTCGTTGTCAAATGATATTGCTTGCACCAATTGGTTGTGACATGGATTTCTTTGTTGATAGAATTGAGCTCTCACACGTGGGTCCACAACTCTGGTAAGTACCTCCTGTATCTTGCATATTGCCCTGCAGTCAATGTTTAATCTTCTAAATTGTCATGGTTACAGTAAATTGCTCATCTTTCTGCTAGTCCTTTGATGTGTCTTCCAAATGCTTGTGATAATGTCCAAAGAGGATACCATTTGATTTGTCGAAACTTAGTTTTTATGGTTACTCCAAGAATGGCTCAAATGTTTTTGCTTTTGATGCAACAATGCTATCATCTAGTAGGTTCCTCTGTATTTTCGTGGAATATGTGATCTCTGCTGTCTTTTGGCCACATATATTGTGTGCCATTGGAGTACCTATCACTCGCCGTTGGAGTACTTGTCACTTACCAGTACATCAACCTTTTTGGTTTATCTATTGGTTATTGACAATTGAAACTCTTAGAATATAATCGAACTTGTTTACGAGCATACTATGAATGAGGTTACTCTTTGAACTGCAGAACTGGTCCAATTGTAGGGTCGATCTTCTGAAATGAGTGACCATCCTTTAGTGATTCCTAAGCAACAAATTTGTGAATTTGgaaaaaacaagtaataaattTTGCCATTCCTGATTTAATATTGTCGTAAACTGAATTTTGcaattaatttcttaattcaAGTCATAAAATGATTTAAACTTGTGAGGtggaattcaaaattcaaattgtCATCAGCACACTAATTTGGAAGCTTTTAAATtataactttttttttattttgttgataAAGTATTTCTCCCTTAAAAATCGATAAGTTCTTGTCTATAgtttttatatttgaaaatttctgCACTTACATTTTGTTTGCCCCCTTCTCTTGCAtcgatatttttcatttttagaCATGTAAAaatttgcacatattttctttgGTTTCCGTATGTGGAAGAGAAGCAAATAGTGATGTAGAAATTTTGATGTAGACCAAAATTAGTGTGGCACAACCGCACAAACATTAAGATTATTTTTGAAATCCGTGAAGTCAAATGAATCAAAtagtttaatttatatatcattTTTCATGTGCACTGGAAGCCCAAATGATGATTATGAAACAAGTTATTGTGAAGATATTTGTTGCTTTCAGTGAGTATGAAGTCGTCGTCATGTAGTACTTTGATGTTGAAGTGTAGATTAGTTTCTTCCAGGACCAGGTAAAAAAAAATCTGCTTGGTTTGCAAACTGTTGTTACTTGAACTGATTGCAGGGTTATTTTGGTCGTACACTGTTATATGGGTGCGTCTCATTTCATGAGAATAGCCGTTACTCGTAAATGATGCTTATTAGAAAAGGCGTGTGGAATTATTGTCATGTTACACAGATTTGTGTTATTTTGTACTCCGAAGGGACAGCTGTCTGGCTCAGCTCTTAACATTCGGTGACTAGTTCCGCACAAGCCTCATAATGTGGTTATGAATGAAATCTTGACTTAAATCAGGTTTTACAAACTGTTTTTAGAAGAAGGGTGAGCTTCGTTGGTCTCGTAGACGGGATGTGTAATGTATTGTAATAATTATTACTCATCTCCAAAAATGATTTTGTTACTTATAGAGTACAAGCTGATTACCATTAAGTAAAATAAATTGCATAAAATGTAAAAACTTTTACAACAAAGGAAGACCAAAAATCTTACAACCTTTCCCTGCCTAACGTTTTCTGATTATTTCGTTCCCTGTACCAAATTTAGTGGCATGCTTCATTAGGTTTTCATGTCAAGTTAGGCCGTAAGGAGATTGGTAGTTTTAGATGATTTATGATGATGGTTTTCACAATTTCAGTTTTTATGTTGTATAACGAGTACCTTGACATTTGATAATTTTCCTTGTCTGTGTTCTCTTCATAAAAATGGAAAGTTCTTAGATTCGTTCAACTTCCATTTCCACCTGTTTCAAGTAATCGATCTGGTTTTCTTTAATACGACCAATTTATTTTTGTTGCGTACTACATCAGtactaaatttaaaatatattctcATTGTTGTTGATAtttaattttacaaaataatcgATATGGGTGCCTGTCGTTTTCTAATCTTATATGTCTCATATGTTCTCGAAGTGTGAAATATCACTTTTATAATGAGAATCTGTTTATTTAGTGTGTGTGTCATGTCTCGTTTACATGGATTTCACCCTTCGGTGGCCATCACCATTTTGAAGagaatgatttgatttgataattCAACTTGACCAATGAAGGGTTATTATGGGTTCTTGATGTTGGCGGCATACTAAAACATTTTATACTGATCGCGTTTTCTTGTTATAGCCCTTTCAACAACAGATATTGTACATGTAAGAAAATGGGAGATAGTATCTTGTtagtgtttttacttttcatttGGGAGCAATTCTTGGTGGTTTGCGAGATCTTTAATGGAGTGGAGTTGCATACTTGACTCCGTTCTATGTCGATGAAGCAGAGCAGTAGTAGTAGTTTGGAATTGGGAGGGTTTTGTAGGATGGAAGATTTTTGTCGATGACTCCAATACACCGGTTTATCGACCTCGTGGAATGCTTTCACCACATTGTTTTTTGAGAAGGCTTGATTTTTTTAGAAGTCGATAAGATTTGTACTATGTTTGTTCGACCAGTCTTGGATAACACCATAATTCTATCCCGAAGTTCAATAATTCTTTCGCAAGGTTGATGCCTACATCTCTGGCTTTGTTAGGAACGTAATTTGGAACGAGAGATTTTAACTGCGATTAAAGGACTTGGTGAGAGTTGTACGTTCGACTTTCTTTCCCTTTCTTGAGACTTAAAAAGCGAAACATTGAAATTACATGGCATAGTCTCAAATAAACGAAGGCAGTTATTACTAGGGAAATTTGCTTTAAAAAAGAGAAATAAATTTCTTTTTTCGTCTTAGTATGATAGCTTAGCAGTGTTTAGACTCTACTGATGGTGGCGGACTTGAGAATTTGCGGAGGAGTGAAACGATCAGGGGGCGGTATAATATATTTAGAGTGCAAAACAGAGATGTGTAGAGATATTAAACTTGCGAAAATTTTTATTGCAGCCTGCAAAGTAAGGCTATGGATTGCATATTTTACTATATGTGTTTCAAAATACGATTTAATTGTTGATTTTTTATGGCAACGAACTCAGTCGAAAGTGCGACAAAGCAATCATAGTAAGGTATTGTTTACAAATATTTGTTTATGTGGCAATCAATGTTGAAAATTGGGAGCGAGTATAAATATATCTTAAATATTTTGGAGAGACGGACTGTTGTTTCTATTTGCTGTCCTAGTGATTCAACATGTTGACTCATCTAAAATCGTAGTTTGGGAAATGTTGGAAGATATGTCAAGCGACCTCGCGAAGTTGAAAGTTCTATATTATTAACTGGCGCATTTAATGATATAGGCACAAAAATAAAaactgtttttttttaaaaaaattatttgattttgctTATAATACTTTTTCGTGTCTTCTAtaggtgttgaatatttttTCAATCTAAGAGTGGACTACTTCTGCATATTTTTAGATTGCTTGTCGAACTTAGATTTTTGCATGAAATTTCTCGGAAACTTCCCGTTTTTAGAAAGTATTTGTTTTGCGCTCAGTGTGTTTGTGCGCTTTAATTTAAGGGCCTTTCAAGTATGAATCCGAATATGAAAATAAGTTTGGAGGTACTGTAGTAAAGAAAAATTGATGATAACAGATAAAGTTTATAGGTTTTCGAAACTGGTCTCTATATTTATCCATCCTAAAATTTTGACATTTTGGTGGGAAAAGCACGACACGTAACCGGCTgtcctttttttttaaatttaaaacatTAATAGATACTTTTCTAGATTGTATTTGTGCGGATTTTTATGCCAATGTTGCTATTGGTCAATTTTAGTCAATCTTGTGTGGTCCTCCACATTTTGTTTCTGTTAAGCGTAACTTGGGAAATTTCAAAGGCGttcattttattttgataatcaaCTTTGGCAATTAAAATTTAGGCAGATGTCGTCTCAAGTCATTATCATGTACAAACAAATAGTTCAattatcattaaattaataaaaataataatataaaatgtgTTCGATGTAGtcttatttaagataaattaataatttttttaaattaacaaAATTATAAACTTTTTGAGAACCCTTGTATAAATCCACATACCCAAATATCAAAAACGAACAACTATCCAAAATTACAAATATAGCTAGGTTAATTTAGCAAAATATGATTATGTTTTGAGCTGCGATAAAAATTGGTGAAGaattattgttatgatttttttttaaaacaaagaaCATCACTCATTTAATTTATGTACaatgaattttaattttttctttaaaataataaGTAATTAAGTTATCGATTACCTCTATGAATGAATaaattacacacacacacacacatatatatatatatatatagtcttGTTCTTGGTAAGAGAGCTATTAGAACATAGTGTTTTAGTTATtatacgatttaaaatattaaagttgaATTATTATcatctataatttttttatgaaacgaCAAAAATTGGATCTTACATAACTAGAATCCAAACTCCAGGTACTTGATTATGCAAAAGAGTTGAAATGATAACTGATAAGTTAATTGATTCGATTGGATTTCAATAAATAAATTGCCAATTTCATCCTTGTTAAAATCCTCGAGGTCTCGTTCCAATTAATCGTTCTTTATGACGTTAGAAATCTTATGCAGCTATCTCAAGTTATTGCTACTTTTGTAGCATTCACGTTCCTAGACAACTCACATAATTTTGATGTTGATATGAGCCGCTCAACAAACTCTGACTTCGTCCTAATTTCCTTCCACTTGGGATATCGTCTATATTACACACTCTCAGCAGTTACTCGCTATCAATGAACCTGTGCGCTTAAGCTGTTGTCGTGTAATTTTTGGTCTCCTAAATTTTTCACTATTGCTCTATTTTGTCTTTATATGAGAGAAATTTCGCCCATTGAtccattaaaataatttttttttggataGAAAAATTATTCACTCAGTATAGATTTAGATTTAGAATTATTTTTGATAATTCAACTCTCACGATTAATTCTTTGAGATATCCATTCCTCGGCTCCACGAGAAAATTCCAAACTTTGACCAAACGGGCCCGTAGTTGCTAGGTACCTTCGTCGAGGACCGCGTAAGCCACACAAAAATTTGCATTCCCACTCCTGATCACATTAttttgtgtttatatatatatatatatatatatatatatatattagtatgatatactattgtttttaaaaataaataaataaattacttCGTTCGTAAGAAATGACCCCACGCGTCCTTCGGCATGTAATAATACGTGTATCATATATAAAGCCTCCAAATTTTGTTTAAGCCGCAGTAGTCTTCTTCCCTTCGTCACTAGCAAAAGGTGCAAATCGGCGAATGCTTGTTTGTACTCACTGTAATACCCTACTTGGCAACAGCTAAACACTCCAAGTTCTTGAAAGAACAGTGTAGTTCTTGCTCAAGAAAATATATTACTCATGGGCATAAGAAGAAAGTTGGATTCTTTAATGAGAAAAGGTTTCAAGACTTCGGAATTCAAGGGGACTGTGAATTTAGCGATTTCTAGATTGGCAGTGTTAAAGAACCAGCGCCAAGCTAGGGGCAACGTCGCACGCTCCGACGTCGTTGAATTCCTTAACCTCGGCTACCATGAAAGGGCTCTTCTAAGggtaatatatttatttgtcGTCTACTATTTATGTGAAATTACTGTTAATTTCTCGTGTTTTCGtgctcaaaattttaaaatacaatgaGTTGATAGATTTTTTTCCATAGGCTTTTTTTAGAAATCTTGTTATTTTACGGGTAGTTTATGAAGTTAACCAACCATTACTGTACACTATCTTGCTCATGCTTGCAAATAgcattatttttttgttgtctTCCCATGCTCTTGATTGTAGTTCGGTAACTTAATAGTTTATGGAATTGATCTTTGTTTGTGTGACTTTTAAAGCCGTTTCTGCCTAATGCTCATTCAGCATCTACACTTGATTCTTGGAATCTTTTGGGACGTGTGGTTTATGGATATCTTATAGTATTGTTCGTGTATTGGTATGCATGCATGCAGGTTGAGCAAGTGATCAAGGAGCAAAACATGTTGGATGTGTATATCCTGTTGGAAGGATACTGTCATTTGTTGATGGAGAGAGTCAGCCTCATCGAACAAGAAAAGTTGGTTTTCTTCTCTCATATGTTCTCTTAATTTCTTAATAGTAAATTCAGAATTTTGTTGCTAGAAATCAAATTTTCTTTCCCAAACCACAGTTCATATATCAAGCTTTGTCGTTTCATGCAGAGAATGTCCTGATGAACTTGTCGAAGCTGCATCAAGCTTGATCTATGCTGCTTCAAGATGTGGTGATTTTCCAGAACTTCAACAAATTCGCAAGATTTTCGCCTCTCATTTTGGGAAGGATTTTGTGGCTCGGGCAGTGGAATTACGCAACAAGTGTGGTGTTAATCCCAAGGTACATATTTACTAAATATATAGTAGATCTTTACCTAGATCTCTCTTTTCTATGGACCCTTAATTCAAAAGTTTGAGTTCTTTCTATATCGAGACCATTACTACCACTTTAGCGTGATCTAATGACGATCAATGCTCAAAACTGTCAAACATGAGCCCACATGTTTGAACCAATGATAACAATTGGATCTATCATATATTaatcaatttaaaattatatttagtaCCTAATTTGTTTATTGCACAGATAATACAGAAGCTTTCTACAAAAATCCCAACCTTGGAGAGTAAAATGAAGGTGCTTCAAGATATTGCTACAGATAACAACATTGTTATGCCAAATGAGACGAATGCTCCACCTATCGTACCGGTACGAAAATCTTCCAACCTTACAGCTTAATCATTCGCTCTAAATTTTCACATGTAACATATTTACAAACTCTGGGAAAATAGTTTTTTATCCACtaactttttaatttttttagtaatttGGTCTTAAATTTTTTGGTATGTTAAGTTTTAATTTGGACCATTTTAGTGAAATTACTGATGTGATGCTGAAATATGATGCTAACGACAATGAGAAATGACCTCGCCTAAACATTTGGACCAAAATagttgaaaattaaaaattagtatgccgaaacaaaattttaagaatttaatggaccaaaacaaaacaaaaaatcaaACAAGTAAATGGATCAACATTTTTCTAAAACATTATACATTGCTAACTCCAGCAATTTTCTTTTCATCTTGTTGCCTATCAATGCATGTCCCAAAAGTCTTTTGAGTTCAAATCCCATATTTATGGGTAGCAGTCATATTAGATGTCCCAAAAAAACAAGGGATCAATTGGCAATGTTAATCTGAATTTTCTGAATCTGTCACCTCAtcaggaagaagaagaagattcaAGAAAAGGAAATCAGCAAAATAACTCAAAAAGGCATGATGATGTAGAAGAAGCAGTGGATTTCACAGAATCTCAAAAATTCAAGGTAAAATACAGAGATGTTGCTCATGCAGCTCAAGCGGCCTTCGAATCCGCAGCATACGCCGCGGCTGCCGCCAGAGCGGCTGTGAAGCTCTCTCGATCTGAATCAACCGATCCTGACGACCCAGATCCTCCAAATCATCAGCCAAGAAAAATATCGTCGGCGACATTTGATCCTAAGCGAGATGATGAAAAGGATTCATTAGAAGATGAACTGGAATTTGGAAAAGTTCACCCCGTTCAAAGCCATGATCGGGTTCCGGAAACTGAGAACAAAACAGGTTCCAAAAGTTCCTTGTCTGGAACAACTGCGGATTTAGCAGCTGACAACATTAAGGAAATGGAAACCTCGTCTGAAGAGGAAAATATTGATTCCAAGCCACTGGAAAGAGAGGTAGTTTTTTATCAAAGTGACGATGAAAACGACGAATTTACTAAAGGGGGTGGCAATAATTCAACTGTAAAGTATTATCCTTTACTTGTCGGAGCTAAATTTAAAACTGAGCCCGAGTTTGAGCTTCAAAATCCGTCAGCATTTGTGACGAGAAACGAGAGTACTTCAGAACCTCTGAACATCAACCGGAGGCCGATTTCTGTGAGGACTAAATGGAGACAGTGAATGTGATAAAAGTTCTCTTACGAGAGTTTACGACTGCGCGCTCAAGctttgaatatgaatatgttagtAATCATGGCGGATTGTTTCGTGTGTTGTGAGAATATCAAGGATCCTCACTTGAATGAGTTCAAGTGAGATTTATGGGATAAAAattgttttattattaaaatttttgagttggattatttaaataataatatgtttatttgattgattaaatTTGGAATAAAATGACAATTTATCTTCTTTAAtagttaataaatatatatttaaaaaattataaaggtAATATTGTAATTTTACATAATTTGCAACAAGCATTTgatgaatttgatttttttatatatttttggaTATGAAGTTTGATGCAATTAGAAAATATGTAATGTGATTATTATATGAAgtacttaaaataaaatgcaaagATGTATATAAAGtgcaaataaaaaatgaaataattatTTGTTTTTGAATGATTAATTGAAGTATAAAATGATAAGTAgagtaaatatttatcaaattatAGGAAAAATTGTCAAAATATTGTCTAAAAATCGACATATTTTAGGTTTTGATGTGTCTTGATATTGTAAGTCATATTTCGCACATAGCATTTTGTTTGTTGTGTCGACCATTGACTGCCACCGGGCCACCAGCCGCGTGTATCAAATTGAGAGATTTTTTTCCCGACCTCaattgttgatttttttttttaatcttgaaTATTAGTTTAACAACTATATTTCCTTGTTAATTGTTTCAAAGATACGACTATTTCAtgactttttttattttttattaaaaaaatataactcATTGGATGGCGGATGCTACTCGAATCCAAACTTGATTCAATAAAAGGCATGTTGTTCAGCACTTACAATTCCGACCCCCCCTTTTAACTCTATATATCCCAAAAGATATGAATCTTAAAACATCGAAGTACACAATACAATTCCCATGGAGTTCCATGGGAATCTTAAACAAGAAATGAATGAAAAACATGGCTACTTGTGGTAATTGATACCTGGAAAGAGCTCGGGTCATTTTTGGACTCGAGCGGAAagagaaaaataaaacaaatcaaaatcCAATTTTCTGTAAAGAGTAGAGCATGAGTACAATTTGGACATGATACTTCAGCCCGACCATGGTACTTTCACTAGGGTTCAGATCACCCGAGCAGTATGAGTCATGACAGGACATGAGCAGTTGTCAGAGTACAGGATATGGGCAGTTGTCTAATCAGGAACAATGTCCATGCACCATAATCGAGGTCATATTCTCTCCTATAAATATCCAGGTTTGCTATTTTAAACGCACATTGCAATCTACTGCATTCAATAAAATCTCTCTTTACTTGGTGAACCTTCTACTGACATGAACGTCGGAGTGGTTAGGCCGGAAACCCTTCAAAAGCCCCCCCTGACATTATCTTGTTGGTTGTGTGCAGATTGTCTGACCGAGGTATACCAGGCCAAAGCACCCGGACAGACAAGGCCAGACCAGGACAGAGCACCCGAGAGACTAGGCCAGCGCACGCGGGTAGAGCAGGCCAGACCATCCGGGAGACCAGGCCAGATCATCATGGAGATCAGGTCAGGTCATACTCATCCCATcatgttaaaatatttactGGGAAATGACACTTCTATGCTCGGGTAGATTGCCCACCCCAGCTTGCCCAATCTACCCGGGCGACGTCAGTAATTAATTGGAGTATGAAAATGATGTTTTCCTATCATGAGCTGAGGCGGCAAGTCATGAAATTTATAGGTGAAGATTATGATGGTGAAACAAAGCCCGAATCACAGGCCATCTCGTGTTTCGCGAACAAGATGGTATGATAATTGGGCTGGAAACCAGGAGGTTAAAAGTGGGCCCCGAGTCTTGGGCCATCTCGTGCGCTTAAAAGTGGCCCCGAGTCACAGGCCATCTGGTTAAGGCACAAGCTTCATTGAAGACTGCGCTTACCTTGTGTCAAGACAAACGCAGAGCCTCAACTAGTCTTGAGCCAACGTAATCCCCAGATAAGAAACAGCAATTCTACAAAGGAATTTCACATAGCAATATCTCCGTGGTTCCATTGTGATCGAGAAGTTTTAAACAGAAAGATTTAACATACATACGTCAAATATGGTGAGAAGCACACAGGGAAAAGTTCATTCCCTGGGGCGTGCACACCACAAAGAACTCAGGGCCCGGAGTCTCGACTTGTAATCGTTGATGGCAAGAAGAGCACGAGCAGCTTGACGGGTGGTCAAGATTCGCTGCAACTGTTGCAAAGTTTGCTGTCTCAAGAGGTCAGCCTGTCAAGTTACAAATACATAACCTCTTCATAAATTGGAAATACAGACACAAAATTTTAAATGCACTCGGGTTGTCCAAGGATTGTGACGACGATCCATATAATCATAGATTCATCATTGCTGCGTTTTTGGAAAATCTTATATAGGATAGATTAAATGTACCTGATGGAGGAAATTTTCGAGTGTGGCGAGTTTGCTCATGGCCATCGACATTTGTTCCATGTAATCCATAACATATCTGGAGTCGCGAGGAGTTGAGGAGATGGAGGATAATGTGTCGACAAGTGATTGTTGCAAAGCTTCCATTCCTTGGGACAGCGCATCCTCTGCTTGTTGAGAGGATTGCTGTAAACTTCGGATTCCCATCAATTGTTGTTCAGTTAATGGCTCAATTTGCCTTTCAGGTATCTATTCCAAAGACTGAACGGGTTAGAACAAAATCAAGACTTGCCACTTCGTACACACAACAGAactatggagttttcttgagcaTATTTTCCAACAATCCTAAAACCATCTGTTAAAAAGGTTTTTTCAACTCATCCTAGCCTaagattatttcataaataatacaCGCAACATTATGTTTCAAGAGCCTTCGTCGAAGATACAGCAGAGGgcaaagaagtgcagatctccccaCATATTATTCATTCATGACCTTCATCAGAAAAGCGcgaacaaaataattaatatgCCAGACAGAAAAAGGAATCGTCAAATCACCTTGAGAACTTCTGAGGAACGGAAGCCTCCTAGCCACATGAAACACCTTTCAGTAGGAGCCTTCCACATACCAGAAAGCATGTGAAACACGTCCGATTTCGCACCAACACTCTTCAATCGGAACACTTCATAATAATGGGACATCACCTCATCAACAATAAGACGTAGTTCACTATCTCCTGCGTGCGAGTTTGCAGCCAATCTCAGATCCTCTATCAGCCTTTGATGTTCTTCACGCCATCGGGCATACTCCATGTCAAATGCCAAAGCCCCTACACAGTGTAATAGTATGGGGTTTTCGTAATCGATTAAATCTTGACTAAAAGATTATGTTATTTCACAACTTTACCGACCATTTCCACTGATAGAATGACTATGATCTCCCGAGAATCCGGACGTAACAACGATGCCCTGCATTACAAACATGAagacatttaaaaaatatatataatccattttattttttatgaacACATTGCATACTGACATAGAGAGAAAAGCACCTGCTGTCGTGCTCGTTTCAACTCCTGCTCCAGTTGGGTAAGCTTTTGTCGGCTATTCTCAAGTTGTTGAACATAAACCTAAAACACAAAGATTAGGACAGGGAAGTAAAACATGATCCCGAGCTTTTCCCTATTTAACTGAACTTTTCTACAAAGataacataataaattcaaTAGATCAATGCATACTTTCTTCCTAATTCGACTTTTCTTTGCAGCTTCCCGATTCTGAGCCAACCTACGAAGTGCCTAGAAAATagcaacaaaaacaaacaaaacaatcactaaaaaataacaataaatatCACGTGAAAATGAGACAACagcaacataaaaaaatatcaacCTTCTGCTCTCCAATTTTTCCGTCGCAAGGGTCCCTCGAATCCAAAGTTGTCAATCTCGCGATATGCACTCCAGGTAACTAAAAGTACAAACCCAAATCAAACTCATCCCCATAACTACAAATTAtttcaacaataaaaaaaactagTTTTCGAGTTTATTGTAAATCCATTATCATAACTTCGATAAGTAGCAAATATAACATGCTCCAGATTTTCGAGTTTCAATGATTATCTTGTAGTTCTTTTTCCAAttcttttactttttattttttgcaATTTTAGGAAACAAACAAATATGCAACGACTCATCGGCTAAAAGTAAACATACGTGGCCTACCTGATCTCAACGGCAAGATCCCAAGAACCCTATCTGTAGTAACCAACAGCTAGTTTGATCTCTACAGGCTTTACAATTACAACCATAACCCCTTATCTTGGCATGAAAATCATTAGCTTCAGTGGGAACAGAGGTGTAAACAAACCGAGTAGATTTGTGAGCTTTTCAAGCCGAACTCAAGCATGTTCGAATTTTTTTCGGATATTGTTCGATAGTTCCGAGTCGTTCacgattt contains:
- the LOC140830546 gene encoding uncharacterized protein: MGIRRKLDSLMRKGFKTSEFKGTVNLAISRLAVLKNQRQARGNVARSDVVEFLNLGYHERALLRVEQVIKEQNMLDVYILLEGYCHLLMERVSLIEQEKECPDELVEAASSLIYAASRCGDFPELQQIRKIFASHFGKDFVARAVELRNKCGVNPKIIQKLSTKIPTLESKMKVLQDIATDNNIVMPNETNAPPIVPEEEEDSRKGNQQNNSKRHDDVEEAVDFTESQKFKVKYRDVAHAAQAAFESAAYAAAAARAAVKLSRSESTDPDDPDPPNHQPRKISSATFDPKRDDEKDSLEDELEFGKVHPVQSHDRVPETENKTGSKSSLSGTTADLAADNIKEMETSSEEENIDSKPLEREVVFYQSDDENDEFTKGGGNNSTVKYYPLLVGAKFKTEPEFELQNPSAFVTRNESTSEPLNINRRPISVRTKWRQ
- the LOC140830547 gene encoding transcription factor TGA2.3; the protein is MEGFKASVQQTMPLTNNDVFCHSNSPFYFRVDEGSGNGTRFADLGELDQSTGNGPFDHAVDLTIKSIYNDPNASSVSVLSNNLQFGGINASMVSSEMGSAVGGVDSAQFMLQKGGMMAVGGGGGIGGGGGALGNGQFENWGDSGVVADHSQQTDASTDTDDKNQLPGVHIARLTTLDSRDPCDGKIGEQKALRRLAQNREAAKKSRIRKKVYVQQLENSRQKLTQLEQELKRARQQGIVVTSGFSGDHSHSISGNGALAFDMEYARWREEHQRLIEDLRLAANSHAGDSELRLIVDEVMSHYYEVFRLKSVGAKSDVFHMLSGMWKAPTERCFMWLGGFRSSEVLKIPERQIEPLTEQQLMGIRSLQQSSQQAEDALSQGMEALQQSLVDTLSSISSTPRDSRYVMDYMEQMSMAMSKLATLENFLHQADLLRQQTLQQLQRILTTRQAARALLAINDYKSRLRALSSLWCARPRE